Proteins encoded together in one Fluviicola sp. window:
- a CDS encoding RNA methyltransferase yields the protein MNRKLKLWELERVDEETFKGQEKFPLIVILNDIRSLNNIGSFFRTADAFNVEKIYLCGITAQPPHREIHKTALGATDTIDWEYRENIDELVAELRQQGIAVCSIEQAEKTVLLHEVRALNDSKFALVFGNEVDGVDQSVIDASDYILEIPQFGTKHSLNVSVCAGIVLWEFAKKFI from the coding sequence ATGAACCGGAAATTGAAATTGTGGGAACTCGAACGAGTTGATGAAGAGACATTTAAAGGCCAGGAGAAATTCCCGCTGATCGTGATCCTGAATGATATCCGGAGCCTGAACAACATCGGTTCGTTTTTCCGCACGGCCGATGCCTTCAATGTGGAAAAAATCTACCTGTGTGGAATTACAGCCCAGCCGCCACACCGGGAAATTCATAAAACAGCTTTGGGCGCAACAGATACCATTGACTGGGAATACCGGGAAAATATCGATGAACTGGTTGCTGAACTCAGGCAGCAGGGAATAGCGGTTTGCAGTATCGAACAGGCGGAGAAGACGGTTTTGCTGCACGAGGTCCGGGCACTGAACGATTCCAAATTCGCACTCGTTTTCGGAAACGAAGTAGATGGCGTGGACCAATCGGTGATAGACGCTTCCGATTACATCCTCGAAATTCCGCAGTTCGGCACCAAACACAGTCTGAATGTTTCCGTATGCGCGGGAATTGTTTTGTGGGAGTTCGCGAAGAAATTTATTTGA
- a CDS encoding DUF4197 domain-containing protein, whose protein sequence is MKISIAIALIISTGYLSNAQTLGKIVTKGKETISGGTSTSKPSLTNDEVVSGLREALTTGAKTAAGAAQKMDGFYKNPKIFIPWPAEAKNMKDKLVMLGMQSQVTQFEESVNRAAEEASKSAFDVFAGAVKGMSVSDGFAILNGGDTAATHFLREKTTVSLTEKFKPIVKTAMDKVRVTEYWNPLVTKYNKIPGVTKQNPDLEAYVTAKAIDGLMILISEQEAKIRKDPAAQVTDLLKRVFGKS, encoded by the coding sequence ATGAAAATCAGTATCGCAATTGCTTTAATTATAAGTACGGGTTATTTGTCAAATGCCCAGACCCTGGGGAAAATCGTTACCAAAGGAAAAGAAACCATCAGCGGCGGAACATCCACATCGAAACCGTCATTGACGAACGATGAGGTGGTGAGCGGTTTGCGGGAAGCATTGACGACCGGTGCCAAAACAGCGGCCGGCGCAGCTCAGAAGATGGATGGATTTTACAAGAATCCGAAGATCTTTATTCCATGGCCGGCGGAAGCAAAAAACATGAAAGATAAATTGGTGATGCTGGGAATGCAGAGTCAGGTAACCCAATTTGAAGAATCTGTGAACCGTGCGGCAGAAGAAGCTTCCAAAAGTGCTTTCGATGTGTTTGCCGGGGCAGTAAAAGGAATGTCCGTTTCCGACGGATTCGCTATCCTGAATGGGGGCGATACGGCAGCAACTCATTTTTTGCGCGAAAAAACAACCGTTAGTTTGACCGAGAAATTCAAACCGATCGTAAAAACGGCAATGGATAAAGTGCGCGTGACGGAATACTGGAATCCGTTGGTGACAAAATACAACAAGATCCCCGGAGTAACTAAGCAAAATCCGGATTTGGAGGCTTACGTAACAGCAAAAGCAATTGATGGATTGATGATCCTGATCAGCGAGCAGGAAGCTAAAATCCGTAAGGATCCGGCAGCACAGGTAACAGACTTGTTGAAACGGGTATTCGGGAAAAGCTAA
- a CDS encoding NAD(P)/FAD-dependent oxidoreductase: MIETDIIIIGAGPVGLFTVFEAGLLKLHCHLIDSLPQPGGQCSEIYPKKPIYDIPGFPSVLAGDLVDNLMEQAAPFKPGFTLGEAAMTIDKTDDGKFIVTTVKGTKHLAPIVMIAGGLGVFEPRKPPIANIADFEDKGIEYIIKDPEFYRGKRCVIAGGGDSALDWSIFLAEKKIAKEVVLVHRSASFRGHLDSVQKVIDMAGNGQINLITEAEVVGVEGDGALTHVKIQHNTQGEIIRETDHFIPLFGLKPSLGPIADWGLEIEKNAIKVDTLDYSTNIPGIYAIGDVNTYENKLKLILCGFHEGTLAVQSAFARIHPDKKNILKYTTVNGVQGF; encoded by the coding sequence ATGATTGAAACTGATATAATTATAATTGGTGCGGGTCCGGTGGGGCTTTTCACTGTTTTTGAAGCCGGATTGTTGAAATTGCACTGTCATTTGATTGACTCTTTGCCTCAACCGGGCGGACAATGTTCTGAAATTTATCCGAAAAAACCGATTTACGATATCCCGGGATTTCCTTCCGTATTGGCGGGAGACCTGGTCGATAATTTAATGGAGCAGGCAGCACCGTTTAAACCCGGATTTACTTTGGGGGAAGCTGCAATGACCATCGACAAGACAGACGACGGAAAATTTATAGTAACTACCGTAAAAGGAACCAAACATTTGGCGCCTATCGTTATGATTGCCGGTGGATTGGGAGTTTTCGAACCGCGTAAACCACCTATTGCGAATATCGCAGACTTTGAAGACAAAGGAATTGAATACATTATCAAAGATCCGGAGTTCTACAGGGGAAAACGCTGTGTAATCGCAGGTGGTGGAGATTCCGCACTGGATTGGTCGATCTTCCTGGCAGAAAAGAAAATTGCCAAAGAAGTGGTACTGGTTCACAGAAGTGCTTCTTTCCGCGGACATTTGGACTCCGTTCAGAAAGTGATCGATATGGCCGGGAACGGTCAGATCAACCTGATTACAGAAGCCGAAGTAGTTGGTGTGGAAGGCGACGGAGCTTTGACTCATGTGAAAATCCAGCACAACACGCAGGGCGAGATTATCCGCGAAACCGATCACTTCATTCCTTTGTTCGGGTTGAAGCCGTCATTGGGACCCATCGCTGACTGGGGACTGGAAATCGAAAAGAACGCTATTAAAGTAGATACATTGGATTATTCCACGAATATCCCGGGAATTTATGCCATCGGTGATGTGAATACCTATGAGAACAAGCTGAAACTGATCCTGTGTGGTTTCCACGAAGGAACATTGGCCGTACAGTCCGCATTTGCACGCATTCATCCGGATAAGAAGAACATTTTGAAATACACCACAGTAAACGGGGTGCAAGGATTTTAA
- a CDS encoding glycosyltransferase family 39 protein, giving the protein MSKAAEKSFSNFIKEHSVIIGILLLALILRCYDLFSIPYTHDELSGLLRTRFDSFSELIAKGVKIDGHPAFVQVFLYYWTGLFGTSEWIVKLPFIFSGVGGVYFAYKIGKRWSNVTVGLIVAAILATSQYPLMYSQIARPYTSGFFFTLWFAWHWGEIVLFKNYARRHLIWFPIAAALCAYNHHFSMLTAGLIGIFGIFYTFRDFLWKYLLLCLSAVVLYSPHFTILAAQLKMGGLAGWLGKPEPSFLPHYIYYIFQFSALVVVLYTGIIAWTIFKGGFPETFGTQSPIKKRRSKAILFAGMLFFATYAVGYFYSIYVAPVLQTSVLIFAYPFLLIFLFGWAKEQTKRMNVTLLLVIMGLNTYVLIFQRQYYTVFYKTPFNQLVLDVINVDKEPGYALIFSDEPKTRFYSERGDFHIPGKVKFFTVPEFTEKDLEKLLEEKSGCEVFYLAATSSLPPNYRAMVLQKFPHIIWQKNYFSASTLCLSKGQPSEKPLADIAKNKDLFNGYNPGKWYDGSYHFEKNEEWGPGYSKELNKLVKRPSDLVDVVVKLKLSDLKQEPLLVLNIQSPDSTIMYRDTPVSRHTVNLKDSTVTLVQSIKFIDLKYRQFEKPTLNTFIWNRDKKPLKILSFQVFYRKDNPLTYALYEPIIN; this is encoded by the coding sequence GTGAGTAAAGCAGCAGAAAAAAGTTTTTCGAATTTCATAAAAGAACATTCCGTCATCATTGGAATTCTTTTATTGGCGCTTATTTTGAGATGCTACGACCTGTTTTCCATTCCATATACGCATGACGAACTCAGCGGATTGTTGCGCACCCGGTTCGATTCTTTCAGCGAACTAATTGCCAAAGGCGTGAAAATTGACGGCCACCCGGCTTTTGTGCAGGTTTTCCTTTATTACTGGACCGGTTTGTTCGGAACTTCCGAATGGATTGTCAAGCTTCCGTTCATCTTTTCCGGGGTCGGAGGAGTTTATTTCGCTTATAAGATCGGGAAGCGCTGGTCGAATGTAACGGTTGGACTCATTGTAGCCGCCATTCTTGCAACCAGCCAATATCCTTTGATGTACAGCCAGATTGCGCGGCCTTACACTTCCGGATTTTTCTTCACGTTGTGGTTTGCCTGGCATTGGGGAGAAATCGTGTTATTTAAGAATTATGCCCGCAGACACCTCATCTGGTTCCCGATTGCAGCGGCGCTTTGTGCCTACAATCACCATTTCAGTATGCTCACGGCAGGACTTATCGGAATCTTCGGGATCTTCTATACGTTCCGGGATTTTTTGTGGAAGTATCTGCTGCTTTGCCTCTCTGCGGTGGTTCTGTATTCACCTCATTTCACCATCCTGGCGGCCCAACTCAAAATGGGCGGTCTGGCCGGCTGGCTCGGAAAACCAGAACCTTCTTTTTTACCGCATTACATCTACTACATTTTCCAGTTCTCTGCTTTAGTGGTTGTTCTGTATACCGGGATTATTGCATGGACAATTTTCAAAGGTGGCTTTCCTGAAACATTCGGGACTCAATCACCGATTAAAAAACGCCGTTCGAAAGCCATTCTTTTCGCTGGAATGTTATTCTTTGCAACGTATGCCGTGGGTTATTTTTATTCGATCTACGTAGCGCCCGTACTGCAAACTTCCGTGCTTATTTTTGCCTATCCGTTTCTGCTCATTTTCTTATTCGGCTGGGCGAAGGAGCAAACCAAACGCATGAATGTAACGCTCCTTTTGGTCATTATGGGACTAAACACGTATGTGCTGATCTTCCAGCGGCAGTATTACACCGTTTTTTACAAAACTCCATTCAACCAACTGGTCCTGGATGTCATAAACGTAGACAAAGAACCGGGCTATGCACTCATTTTCTCGGACGAACCCAAGACGCGTTTTTATTCCGAAAGAGGTGATTTCCATATTCCTGGAAAAGTGAAATTCTTTACTGTGCCGGAATTTACCGAAAAGGACCTGGAGAAATTGCTGGAAGAGAAATCCGGTTGCGAGGTATTCTACCTGGCTGCTACTTCCTCCCTGCCTCCGAATTACCGGGCAATGGTGCTTCAAAAATTCCCGCACATTATCTGGCAGAAGAATTATTTTTCTGCTTCCACCCTTTGCTTGTCGAAAGGACAGCCCAGCGAAAAACCGCTTGCTGACATTGCCAAAAACAAGGATTTATTTAACGGCTACAACCCGGGCAAATGGTATGATGGCAGCTATCATTTCGAAAAAAACGAAGAATGGGGCCCGGGTTACTCCAAAGAGTTGAATAAACTGGTGAAAAGGCCTTCCGACCTGGTGGATGTGGTGGTGAAACTCAAATTATCGGATTTGAAGCAGGAACCTTTATTGGTATTGAATATCCAATCTCCCGATTCGACGATCATGTACCGCGACACACCGGTATCCAGGCACACGGTCAACCTGAAAGACAGCACGGTTACACTCGTGCAATCGATCAAGTTTATTGATCTGAAGTACCGGCAATTCGAAAAACCGACATTGAACACATTTATCTGGAACAGGGATAAAAAACCGCTGAAAATTCTTTCTTTTCAAGTGTTCTACCGAAAAGACAACCCGCTGACTTATGCGCTTTATGAACCGATAATTAATTGA
- a CDS encoding T9SS type A sorting domain-containing protein, translating into MKTILILITSISFCNLSVAQCPTAGQDSAATYCPNEVFDLANLRSPDADTTGIFIDPMGDTMTNTIISLQFPGQYTYFYHVSDTNCPVDTAKYIVTILPVSACSWGLTENASENNHLIHSNPVNDELILNNSTYDLLEVYEISGRCVFTSTTPSVMDISLLSRGNYLLVVSRNGTKQFQRFIKN; encoded by the coding sequence ATGAAAACCATCCTGATACTAATAACATCCATCTCTTTCTGTAATTTGTCAGTTGCACAATGCCCGACTGCCGGTCAGGATTCTGCAGCAACCTATTGCCCCAACGAAGTCTTCGATCTTGCAAACCTCAGATCGCCAGATGCCGATACAACCGGCATATTCATTGATCCGATGGGTGATACGATGACGAATACGATTATTTCACTCCAATTTCCGGGACAATACACCTATTTCTATCACGTATCCGATACTAACTGCCCGGTAGATACCGCTAAATACATTGTCACCATTCTACCTGTTTCTGCATGTAGCTGGGGGCTTACCGAAAATGCTTCTGAGAACAACCACCTCATTCACTCCAACCCGGTAAACGATGAATTGATACTGAATAATTCCACTTACGACCTGCTGGAAGTTTATGAAATTTCAGGACGCTGTGTTTTTACAAGCACAACACCATCCGTAATGGATATTTCGTTACTGAGCAGAGGCAATTACTTGCTGGTAGTGAGCAGGAATGGAACAAAACAGTTTCAGCGGTTTATTAAAAATTAG